One stretch of Corvus hawaiiensis isolate bCorHaw1 chromosome 1, bCorHaw1.pri.cur, whole genome shotgun sequence DNA includes these proteins:
- the NPVF gene encoding pro-FMRFamide-related neuropeptide VF produces the protein MKVISTKKFVLFALATVIFLISNSMCLNEPMKSRLQSREDDDKYYEIKDNILEEKQRSLNFEEMEDWGSKNIIKMNPFTVNKMPNSVANLPLRFGRNYPEERSIKPFANLPLRFGRAFGENIPYQAPKVSHRLGRSPLVKGSSQSLLNLPQRFGKSLAVNLPRDVQESEPGI, from the exons atgaaagtaatttcAACCAAGAAGTTtgttctgtttgctttagcTACAGTGATCTTTCTCATATCAAACAGCATGTGCCTGAATGAACCAATGAAGTCCAGGTTGCAGAGCAGAGAAGATGATGATAAATATTACGAG attaaagataatattttggaagaaaagcagaggagtCTCAATTTTGAAGAAATGGAAGACTGGGGATcaaaaaatatcattaaaatgAACCCTTTTACGGTAAACAAGATGCCAAATTCAGTTGCTAATTTACCGCTTAGATTTGGAAGAAATTATCCAGAAGAAAGAAGCATTAAACCATTTGCTAATTTGCCCCTGAGATTTGGAAGAGCTTTTGGAGAGAACATACCTTATCAGGCTCCAAAGGTATCACACAGGCTTGGGAGATCTCCACTTGTTAAAGGTTCCAGTCAATCACTTCTTAATTTGCCACAGAGATTTGGGAAGTCACTGGCTGTCAATCTGCCTCGAGATGTTCAGGAATCTGAACCAG GGATATGA